One window of Nymphaea colorata isolate Beijing-Zhang1983 chromosome 11, ASM883128v2, whole genome shotgun sequence genomic DNA carries:
- the LOC116265080 gene encoding cysteine-rich receptor-like protein kinase 10 isoform X1, with the protein MCRTECCFLFLIVLLLPLGFVDMTETHFWYCSGSSNYTANSTFSHNLQRALASVVANVSLTSFYNVTVGKSPDQAFAAAQCRGDLDGEACQVCVSDAASQVAQLCPQNRAAIIFFQGCIMYYHDANFTVPQSFMNLSLPRLEAIPDPQRFRPMLISFFNKLILSTTTNPSGRLFWGDMFRYTRNLTIYATAQCVQYLSPKGCRSCLDIAFAQMLKNFGDRQGGVVYHNIECLVRFEPFSFFTPPPHKIDPNSGGSFSSNCSQPTSSNKVGTPFHKNLKALLSYLIENAPLSGFYNDNVGLGSGQVYGQALCRGDIPNDVCWHCTAQASSKIQELCPNSRRAIIWLDHCQLRYSDENFGGMVDVSDGACQPAEEKASESNLTSLSMQSSSNHFFATGISVIPDSKRIYALVQCVRDIPVDRCRWCLQNASSDIEGCSNGKQGGSILRGSCILAFGVQPFFFGDPTLVSLPQRNHGHNRWWIFVVICFIGGLLLAAACLLCLVRRRQHQAGSEANYDLPQERQTACLRHPRKANYDLPQVSLRSIEYATDKFSESNKLGEGGYGPVYKGRFPDGQEVAVKRLSGRSKQGLKQFRNEVELISKLQHTNLVRLIGCCLDNDEKMLIYEYMPNKSLDFFLKDPGRRVLLDWEKRLNIIIGIARGMLYLHQHSRLNIIHRDLKASNVLLDEQLNPKISDFGLARIFSGVQDQETTSAVVGTSGYVAPEYAMNGVLSTKSDVYSFGILLLEIISGQLNSSFCATHQGCCLVEHAWSLWCEEKGTEFIDPVLKDAATSTSDQMLWCLHIGLLCIEEDVATRPTMSMVVLMLGNNDLDLPSPTQPPFIEENVAESSLPRYAVISPLASKSTR; encoded by the exons ATGTGCAGAACAGAATGCTGCTTCCTCTTCCTAATCGTCCTCCTCCTTCCACTGGGGTTCGTTGACATGACTGAAACTCACTTTTGGTACTGTTCCGGCAGCTCAAACTACACGGCGAACAGCACCTTCAGCCACAACCTGCAGCGGGCGCTGGCCTCTGTGGTAGCCAACGTGTCCCTCACGAGCTTCTACAATGTCACCGTGGGCAAGAGCCCCGACCAAGCCTTTGCCGCTGCCCAGTGTCGGGGCGACCTCGACGGTGAAGCTTGCCAGGTCTGCGTCTCTGATGCTGCCTCACAGGTCGCCCAGCTGTGCCCTCAGAACAGAGCGGCCATCATTTTCTTCCAAGGCTGCATAATGTACTATCATGACGCTAACTTCACTGTGCCTCAATCATTTATGAATTTGTCACTTCCGAGGCTCGAGGCCATCCCCGACCCCCAAAGATTCAGACCCATgctcatttccttcttcaacaAGCTCATCCTTTCCACAACCACCAACCCTTCAGGCCGCTTGTTCTGGGGCGACATGTTCAGATACACTCGGAACCTGACTATCTACGCCACCGCACAGTGCGTTCAATACCTGTCCCCTAAGGGCTGCAGATCTTGCTTAGACATAGCCTTCGCTCAAATGCTCAAGAATTTTGGAGATAGACAGGGCGGTGTAGTTTACCATAACATCGAGTGCCTGGTAAGATTCGagcccttttcctttttcactccaCCACCTCACAAGATTGATCCAAACAGTGGCGGTTCTTTCTCAAGTAATTGCTCCCAACCAACATCAAGCAACAAGGTTGGCACCCCCTTTCATAAAAATCTCAAGGCTCTGCTCTCTTATTTGATAGAGAATGCACCTTTATCTGGTTTCTATAATGATAACGTTGGCCTGGGCTCCGGCCAAGTCTACGGTCAGGCCCTGTGCCGAGGCGACATCCCCAATGACGTTTGTTGGCACTGCACGGCCCAGGCTTCTAGCAAAATCCAAGAACTGTGCCCCAACAGTAGAAGGGCCATCATATGGCTCGACCACTGCCAATTGCGTTACTCTGACGAGAACTTCGGCGGCATGGTAGACGTCTCCGACGGAGCATGCCAACCAGCAGAAGAAAAAGCGTCAGAATCCAACCTGACCTCACTGTCGATGCAGAGTTCTTCTAATCACTTCTTTGCTACAGGAATATCTGTAATTCCTGACTCAAAAAGGATCTACGCTTTGGTGCAGTGCGTGAGAGATATACCTGTGGATCGATGTAGGTGGTGCTTGCAGAATGCGAGCTCTGATATTGAGGGATGTTCTAATGGAAAGCAAGGCGGTAGTATCCTCAGGGGAAGCTGCATCCTGGCTTTTGGAGTGCAGCCCTTCTTTTTTGGCGATCCAACACTGGTATCACTTCCGCAGCGGAATCACG GGCATAACCGCTGGTGGATTTTTGTTGTTATCTGCTTCATTGGAGGGTTACTGCTAGCAGCAGCCTGTTTGTTGTGCTTAGTTCGGAGAAGACAGCATCAAG CAGGGAGTGAGGCAAACTATGATTTACCACAAGAAAGGCAAACCGCTTGTCTCagacatccaaggaaggcaaaCTATGATTTACCACAGGTCAGCCTGAGGTCAATAGAATATGCTACAGATAAATTTTCAGAATCAAATAAGCTTGGAGAAGGTGGATATGGTCCTGTCTACAAG GGAAGGTTTCCCGATGGGCAGGAAGTAGCTGTGAAGAGGCTGTCCGGTCGCTCGAAGCAAGGGTTGAAGCAGTTCAGGAATGAAGTTGAGCTGATATCCAAACTTCAACACACAAACCTGGTTCGGCTCATTGGTTGCTGCCTGGACAACGACGAGAAGATGCtgatatatgaatatatgcccAATAAAAGCCTTGATTTCTTCCTCAAGG ATCCAGGAAGGCGTGTTTTGCTGGATTGGGAAAAGAGGCTCAATATCATAATAGGAATTGCAAGGGGGATGCTTTACCTTCACCAACATTCTCGACTCAACATCATTCATCGAGATCTCAAAGCTAGCAACGTGTTGTTAGACGAGCAATTGAATCCTAAGATTTCTGACTTCGGATTGGCAAGGATTTTCAGTGGAGTTCAGGACCAGGAAACTACCAGTGCCGTTGTTGGTACATC TGGATATGTGGCTCCAGAGTATGCCATGAATGGTGTCCTTTCTACAAAATCTGACGTCTACAGCTTTGGTATTTTATTGTTGGAAATCATCAGTGGCCAACTGAATTCAAGTTTTTGTGCTACTCATCAAGGCTGTTGTCTCGTCGAGCAT GCATGGAGCTTGTGGTGTGAAGAAAAGGGGACAGAGTTCATCGATCCAGTCCTCAAAGATGCTGCTACTTCTACAAGTGATCAAATGCTATGGTGTCTGCATATTGGCTTACTCTGCATTGAAGAAGATGTTGCAACTAGGCCAACCATGTCAATGGTGGTTCTCATGCTTGGCAACAATGACTTGGACCTTCCCTCGCCCACACAGCCTCCATTCATCGAGGAAAATGTTGCAGAATCAAGCCTACCACGTTATGCTGTTATTTCGCCTCTTGCTTCTAAGAGTACAAGGTAA
- the LOC116265080 gene encoding cysteine-rich receptor-like protein kinase 10 isoform X2 produces MCRTECCFLFLIVLLLPLGFVDMTETHFWYCSGSSNYTANSTFSHNLQRALASVVANVSLTSFYNVTVGKSPDQAFAAAQCRGDLDGEACQVCVSDAASQVAQLCPQNRAAIIFFQGCIMYYHDANFTVPQSFMNLSLPRLEAIPDPQRFRPMLISFFNKLILSTTTNPSGRLFWGDMFRYTRNLTIYATAQCVQYLSPKGCRSCLDIAFAQMLKNFGDRQGGVVYHNIECLVRFEPFSFFTPPPHKIDPNSGGSFSSNCSQPTSSNKVGTPFHKNLKALLSYLIENAPLSGFYNDNVGLGSGQVYGQALCRGDIPNDVCWHCTAQASSKIQELCPNSRRAIIWLDHCQLRYSDENFGGMVDVSDGACQPAEEKASESNLTSLSMQSSSNHFFATGISVIPDSKRIYALVQCVRDIPVDRCRWCLQNASSDIEGCSNGKQGGSILRGSCILAFGVQPFFFGDPTLVSLPQRNHGHNRWWIFVVICFIGGLLLAAACLLCLVRRRQHQGSEANYDLPQERQTACLRHPRKANYDLPQVSLRSIEYATDKFSESNKLGEGGYGPVYKGRFPDGQEVAVKRLSGRSKQGLKQFRNEVELISKLQHTNLVRLIGCCLDNDEKMLIYEYMPNKSLDFFLKDPGRRVLLDWEKRLNIIIGIARGMLYLHQHSRLNIIHRDLKASNVLLDEQLNPKISDFGLARIFSGVQDQETTSAVVGTSGYVAPEYAMNGVLSTKSDVYSFGILLLEIISGQLNSSFCATHQGCCLVEHAWSLWCEEKGTEFIDPVLKDAATSTSDQMLWCLHIGLLCIEEDVATRPTMSMVVLMLGNNDLDLPSPTQPPFIEENVAESSLPRYAVISPLASKSTR; encoded by the exons ATGTGCAGAACAGAATGCTGCTTCCTCTTCCTAATCGTCCTCCTCCTTCCACTGGGGTTCGTTGACATGACTGAAACTCACTTTTGGTACTGTTCCGGCAGCTCAAACTACACGGCGAACAGCACCTTCAGCCACAACCTGCAGCGGGCGCTGGCCTCTGTGGTAGCCAACGTGTCCCTCACGAGCTTCTACAATGTCACCGTGGGCAAGAGCCCCGACCAAGCCTTTGCCGCTGCCCAGTGTCGGGGCGACCTCGACGGTGAAGCTTGCCAGGTCTGCGTCTCTGATGCTGCCTCACAGGTCGCCCAGCTGTGCCCTCAGAACAGAGCGGCCATCATTTTCTTCCAAGGCTGCATAATGTACTATCATGACGCTAACTTCACTGTGCCTCAATCATTTATGAATTTGTCACTTCCGAGGCTCGAGGCCATCCCCGACCCCCAAAGATTCAGACCCATgctcatttccttcttcaacaAGCTCATCCTTTCCACAACCACCAACCCTTCAGGCCGCTTGTTCTGGGGCGACATGTTCAGATACACTCGGAACCTGACTATCTACGCCACCGCACAGTGCGTTCAATACCTGTCCCCTAAGGGCTGCAGATCTTGCTTAGACATAGCCTTCGCTCAAATGCTCAAGAATTTTGGAGATAGACAGGGCGGTGTAGTTTACCATAACATCGAGTGCCTGGTAAGATTCGagcccttttcctttttcactccaCCACCTCACAAGATTGATCCAAACAGTGGCGGTTCTTTCTCAAGTAATTGCTCCCAACCAACATCAAGCAACAAGGTTGGCACCCCCTTTCATAAAAATCTCAAGGCTCTGCTCTCTTATTTGATAGAGAATGCACCTTTATCTGGTTTCTATAATGATAACGTTGGCCTGGGCTCCGGCCAAGTCTACGGTCAGGCCCTGTGCCGAGGCGACATCCCCAATGACGTTTGTTGGCACTGCACGGCCCAGGCTTCTAGCAAAATCCAAGAACTGTGCCCCAACAGTAGAAGGGCCATCATATGGCTCGACCACTGCCAATTGCGTTACTCTGACGAGAACTTCGGCGGCATGGTAGACGTCTCCGACGGAGCATGCCAACCAGCAGAAGAAAAAGCGTCAGAATCCAACCTGACCTCACTGTCGATGCAGAGTTCTTCTAATCACTTCTTTGCTACAGGAATATCTGTAATTCCTGACTCAAAAAGGATCTACGCTTTGGTGCAGTGCGTGAGAGATATACCTGTGGATCGATGTAGGTGGTGCTTGCAGAATGCGAGCTCTGATATTGAGGGATGTTCTAATGGAAAGCAAGGCGGTAGTATCCTCAGGGGAAGCTGCATCCTGGCTTTTGGAGTGCAGCCCTTCTTTTTTGGCGATCCAACACTGGTATCACTTCCGCAGCGGAATCACG GGCATAACCGCTGGTGGATTTTTGTTGTTATCTGCTTCATTGGAGGGTTACTGCTAGCAGCAGCCTGTTTGTTGTGCTTAGTTCGGAGAAGACAGCATCAAG GGAGTGAGGCAAACTATGATTTACCACAAGAAAGGCAAACCGCTTGTCTCagacatccaaggaaggcaaaCTATGATTTACCACAGGTCAGCCTGAGGTCAATAGAATATGCTACAGATAAATTTTCAGAATCAAATAAGCTTGGAGAAGGTGGATATGGTCCTGTCTACAAG GGAAGGTTTCCCGATGGGCAGGAAGTAGCTGTGAAGAGGCTGTCCGGTCGCTCGAAGCAAGGGTTGAAGCAGTTCAGGAATGAAGTTGAGCTGATATCCAAACTTCAACACACAAACCTGGTTCGGCTCATTGGTTGCTGCCTGGACAACGACGAGAAGATGCtgatatatgaatatatgcccAATAAAAGCCTTGATTTCTTCCTCAAGG ATCCAGGAAGGCGTGTTTTGCTGGATTGGGAAAAGAGGCTCAATATCATAATAGGAATTGCAAGGGGGATGCTTTACCTTCACCAACATTCTCGACTCAACATCATTCATCGAGATCTCAAAGCTAGCAACGTGTTGTTAGACGAGCAATTGAATCCTAAGATTTCTGACTTCGGATTGGCAAGGATTTTCAGTGGAGTTCAGGACCAGGAAACTACCAGTGCCGTTGTTGGTACATC TGGATATGTGGCTCCAGAGTATGCCATGAATGGTGTCCTTTCTACAAAATCTGACGTCTACAGCTTTGGTATTTTATTGTTGGAAATCATCAGTGGCCAACTGAATTCAAGTTTTTGTGCTACTCATCAAGGCTGTTGTCTCGTCGAGCAT GCATGGAGCTTGTGGTGTGAAGAAAAGGGGACAGAGTTCATCGATCCAGTCCTCAAAGATGCTGCTACTTCTACAAGTGATCAAATGCTATGGTGTCTGCATATTGGCTTACTCTGCATTGAAGAAGATGTTGCAACTAGGCCAACCATGTCAATGGTGGTTCTCATGCTTGGCAACAATGACTTGGACCTTCCCTCGCCCACACAGCCTCCATTCATCGAGGAAAATGTTGCAGAATCAAGCCTACCACGTTATGCTGTTATTTCGCCTCTTGCTTCTAAGAGTACAAGGTAA
- the LOC116265080 gene encoding cysteine-rich receptor-like protein kinase 7 isoform X3 produces the protein MCRTECCFLFLIVLLLPLGFVDMTETHFWYCSGSSNYTANSTFSHNLQRALASVVANVSLTSFYNVTVGKSPDQAFAAAQCRGDLDGEACQVCVSDAASQVAQLCPQNRAAIIFFQGCIMYYHDANFTVPQSFMNLSLPRLEAIPDPQRFRPMLISFFNKLILSTTTNPSGRLFWGDMFRYTRNLTIYATAQCVQYLSPKGCRSCLDIAFAQMLKNFGDRQGGVVYHNIECLVRFEPFSFFTPPPHKIDPNSGGSFSSNCSQPTSSNKASSKIQELCPNSRRAIIWLDHCQLRYSDENFGGMVDVSDGACQPAEEKASESNLTSLSMQSSSNHFFATGISVIPDSKRIYALVQCVRDIPVDRCRWCLQNASSDIEGCSNGKQGGSILRGSCILAFGVQPFFFGDPTLVSLPQRNHGHNRWWIFVVICFIGGLLLAAACLLCLVRRRQHQAGSEANYDLPQERQTACLRHPRKANYDLPQVSLRSIEYATDKFSESNKLGEGGYGPVYKGRFPDGQEVAVKRLSGRSKQGLKQFRNEVELISKLQHTNLVRLIGCCLDNDEKMLIYEYMPNKSLDFFLKDPGRRVLLDWEKRLNIIIGIARGMLYLHQHSRLNIIHRDLKASNVLLDEQLNPKISDFGLARIFSGVQDQETTSAVVGTSGYVAPEYAMNGVLSTKSDVYSFGILLLEIISGQLNSSFCATHQGCCLVEHAWSLWCEEKGTEFIDPVLKDAATSTSDQMLWCLHIGLLCIEEDVATRPTMSMVVLMLGNNDLDLPSPTQPPFIEENVAESSLPRYAVISPLASKSTR, from the exons ATGTGCAGAACAGAATGCTGCTTCCTCTTCCTAATCGTCCTCCTCCTTCCACTGGGGTTCGTTGACATGACTGAAACTCACTTTTGGTACTGTTCCGGCAGCTCAAACTACACGGCGAACAGCACCTTCAGCCACAACCTGCAGCGGGCGCTGGCCTCTGTGGTAGCCAACGTGTCCCTCACGAGCTTCTACAATGTCACCGTGGGCAAGAGCCCCGACCAAGCCTTTGCCGCTGCCCAGTGTCGGGGCGACCTCGACGGTGAAGCTTGCCAGGTCTGCGTCTCTGATGCTGCCTCACAGGTCGCCCAGCTGTGCCCTCAGAACAGAGCGGCCATCATTTTCTTCCAAGGCTGCATAATGTACTATCATGACGCTAACTTCACTGTGCCTCAATCATTTATGAATTTGTCACTTCCGAGGCTCGAGGCCATCCCCGACCCCCAAAGATTCAGACCCATgctcatttccttcttcaacaAGCTCATCCTTTCCACAACCACCAACCCTTCAGGCCGCTTGTTCTGGGGCGACATGTTCAGATACACTCGGAACCTGACTATCTACGCCACCGCACAGTGCGTTCAATACCTGTCCCCTAAGGGCTGCAGATCTTGCTTAGACATAGCCTTCGCTCAAATGCTCAAGAATTTTGGAGATAGACAGGGCGGTGTAGTTTACCATAACATCGAGTGCCTGGTAAGATTCGagcccttttcctttttcactccaCCACCTCACAAGATTGATCCAAACAGTGGCGGTTCTTTCTCAAGTAATTGCTCCCAACCAACATCAAGCAACAAG GCTTCTAGCAAAATCCAAGAACTGTGCCCCAACAGTAGAAGGGCCATCATATGGCTCGACCACTGCCAATTGCGTTACTCTGACGAGAACTTCGGCGGCATGGTAGACGTCTCCGACGGAGCATGCCAACCAGCAGAAGAAAAAGCGTCAGAATCCAACCTGACCTCACTGTCGATGCAGAGTTCTTCTAATCACTTCTTTGCTACAGGAATATCTGTAATTCCTGACTCAAAAAGGATCTACGCTTTGGTGCAGTGCGTGAGAGATATACCTGTGGATCGATGTAGGTGGTGCTTGCAGAATGCGAGCTCTGATATTGAGGGATGTTCTAATGGAAAGCAAGGCGGTAGTATCCTCAGGGGAAGCTGCATCCTGGCTTTTGGAGTGCAGCCCTTCTTTTTTGGCGATCCAACACTGGTATCACTTCCGCAGCGGAATCACG GGCATAACCGCTGGTGGATTTTTGTTGTTATCTGCTTCATTGGAGGGTTACTGCTAGCAGCAGCCTGTTTGTTGTGCTTAGTTCGGAGAAGACAGCATCAAG CAGGGAGTGAGGCAAACTATGATTTACCACAAGAAAGGCAAACCGCTTGTCTCagacatccaaggaaggcaaaCTATGATTTACCACAGGTCAGCCTGAGGTCAATAGAATATGCTACAGATAAATTTTCAGAATCAAATAAGCTTGGAGAAGGTGGATATGGTCCTGTCTACAAG GGAAGGTTTCCCGATGGGCAGGAAGTAGCTGTGAAGAGGCTGTCCGGTCGCTCGAAGCAAGGGTTGAAGCAGTTCAGGAATGAAGTTGAGCTGATATCCAAACTTCAACACACAAACCTGGTTCGGCTCATTGGTTGCTGCCTGGACAACGACGAGAAGATGCtgatatatgaatatatgcccAATAAAAGCCTTGATTTCTTCCTCAAGG ATCCAGGAAGGCGTGTTTTGCTGGATTGGGAAAAGAGGCTCAATATCATAATAGGAATTGCAAGGGGGATGCTTTACCTTCACCAACATTCTCGACTCAACATCATTCATCGAGATCTCAAAGCTAGCAACGTGTTGTTAGACGAGCAATTGAATCCTAAGATTTCTGACTTCGGATTGGCAAGGATTTTCAGTGGAGTTCAGGACCAGGAAACTACCAGTGCCGTTGTTGGTACATC TGGATATGTGGCTCCAGAGTATGCCATGAATGGTGTCCTTTCTACAAAATCTGACGTCTACAGCTTTGGTATTTTATTGTTGGAAATCATCAGTGGCCAACTGAATTCAAGTTTTTGTGCTACTCATCAAGGCTGTTGTCTCGTCGAGCAT GCATGGAGCTTGTGGTGTGAAGAAAAGGGGACAGAGTTCATCGATCCAGTCCTCAAAGATGCTGCTACTTCTACAAGTGATCAAATGCTATGGTGTCTGCATATTGGCTTACTCTGCATTGAAGAAGATGTTGCAACTAGGCCAACCATGTCAATGGTGGTTCTCATGCTTGGCAACAATGACTTGGACCTTCCCTCGCCCACACAGCCTCCATTCATCGAGGAAAATGTTGCAGAATCAAGCCTACCACGTTATGCTGTTATTTCGCCTCTTGCTTCTAAGAGTACAAGGTAA
- the LOC116265080 gene encoding cysteine-rich receptor-like protein kinase 10 isoform X4 produces the protein MCRTECCFLFLIVLLLPLGFVDMTETHFWYCSGSSNYTANSTFSHNLQRALASVVANVSLTSFYNVTVGKSPDQAFAAAQCRGDLDGEACQVCVSDAASQVAQLCPQNRAAIIFFQGCIMYYHDANFTVPQSFMNLSLPRLEAIPDPQRFRPMLISFFNKLILSTTTNPSGRLFWGDMFRYTRNLTIYATAQCVQYLSPKGCRSCLDIAFAQMLKNFGDRQGGVVYHNIECLCVRDIPVDRCRWCLQNASSDIEGCSNGKQGGSILRGSCILAFGVQPFFFGDPTLVSLPQRNHGHNRWWIFVVICFIGGLLLAAACLLCLVRRRQHQAGSEANYDLPQERQTACLRHPRKANYDLPQVSLRSIEYATDKFSESNKLGEGGYGPVYKGRFPDGQEVAVKRLSGRSKQGLKQFRNEVELISKLQHTNLVRLIGCCLDNDEKMLIYEYMPNKSLDFFLKDPGRRVLLDWEKRLNIIIGIARGMLYLHQHSRLNIIHRDLKASNVLLDEQLNPKISDFGLARIFSGVQDQETTSAVVGTSGYVAPEYAMNGVLSTKSDVYSFGILLLEIISGQLNSSFCATHQGCCLVEHAWSLWCEEKGTEFIDPVLKDAATSTSDQMLWCLHIGLLCIEEDVATRPTMSMVVLMLGNNDLDLPSPTQPPFIEENVAESSLPRYAVISPLASKSTR, from the exons ATGTGCAGAACAGAATGCTGCTTCCTCTTCCTAATCGTCCTCCTCCTTCCACTGGGGTTCGTTGACATGACTGAAACTCACTTTTGGTACTGTTCCGGCAGCTCAAACTACACGGCGAACAGCACCTTCAGCCACAACCTGCAGCGGGCGCTGGCCTCTGTGGTAGCCAACGTGTCCCTCACGAGCTTCTACAATGTCACCGTGGGCAAGAGCCCCGACCAAGCCTTTGCCGCTGCCCAGTGTCGGGGCGACCTCGACGGTGAAGCTTGCCAGGTCTGCGTCTCTGATGCTGCCTCACAGGTCGCCCAGCTGTGCCCTCAGAACAGAGCGGCCATCATTTTCTTCCAAGGCTGCATAATGTACTATCATGACGCTAACTTCACTGTGCCTCAATCATTTATGAATTTGTCACTTCCGAGGCTCGAGGCCATCCCCGACCCCCAAAGATTCAGACCCATgctcatttccttcttcaacaAGCTCATCCTTTCCACAACCACCAACCCTTCAGGCCGCTTGTTCTGGGGCGACATGTTCAGATACACTCGGAACCTGACTATCTACGCCACCGCACAGTGCGTTCAATACCTGTCCCCTAAGGGCTGCAGATCTTGCTTAGACATAGCCTTCGCTCAAATGCTCAAGAATTTTGGAGATAGACAGGGCGGTGTAGTTTACCATAACATCGAGTGCCTG TGCGTGAGAGATATACCTGTGGATCGATGTAGGTGGTGCTTGCAGAATGCGAGCTCTGATATTGAGGGATGTTCTAATGGAAAGCAAGGCGGTAGTATCCTCAGGGGAAGCTGCATCCTGGCTTTTGGAGTGCAGCCCTTCTTTTTTGGCGATCCAACACTGGTATCACTTCCGCAGCGGAATCACG GGCATAACCGCTGGTGGATTTTTGTTGTTATCTGCTTCATTGGAGGGTTACTGCTAGCAGCAGCCTGTTTGTTGTGCTTAGTTCGGAGAAGACAGCATCAAG CAGGGAGTGAGGCAAACTATGATTTACCACAAGAAAGGCAAACCGCTTGTCTCagacatccaaggaaggcaaaCTATGATTTACCACAGGTCAGCCTGAGGTCAATAGAATATGCTACAGATAAATTTTCAGAATCAAATAAGCTTGGAGAAGGTGGATATGGTCCTGTCTACAAG GGAAGGTTTCCCGATGGGCAGGAAGTAGCTGTGAAGAGGCTGTCCGGTCGCTCGAAGCAAGGGTTGAAGCAGTTCAGGAATGAAGTTGAGCTGATATCCAAACTTCAACACACAAACCTGGTTCGGCTCATTGGTTGCTGCCTGGACAACGACGAGAAGATGCtgatatatgaatatatgcccAATAAAAGCCTTGATTTCTTCCTCAAGG ATCCAGGAAGGCGTGTTTTGCTGGATTGGGAAAAGAGGCTCAATATCATAATAGGAATTGCAAGGGGGATGCTTTACCTTCACCAACATTCTCGACTCAACATCATTCATCGAGATCTCAAAGCTAGCAACGTGTTGTTAGACGAGCAATTGAATCCTAAGATTTCTGACTTCGGATTGGCAAGGATTTTCAGTGGAGTTCAGGACCAGGAAACTACCAGTGCCGTTGTTGGTACATC TGGATATGTGGCTCCAGAGTATGCCATGAATGGTGTCCTTTCTACAAAATCTGACGTCTACAGCTTTGGTATTTTATTGTTGGAAATCATCAGTGGCCAACTGAATTCAAGTTTTTGTGCTACTCATCAAGGCTGTTGTCTCGTCGAGCAT GCATGGAGCTTGTGGTGTGAAGAAAAGGGGACAGAGTTCATCGATCCAGTCCTCAAAGATGCTGCTACTTCTACAAGTGATCAAATGCTATGGTGTCTGCATATTGGCTTACTCTGCATTGAAGAAGATGTTGCAACTAGGCCAACCATGTCAATGGTGGTTCTCATGCTTGGCAACAATGACTTGGACCTTCCCTCGCCCACACAGCCTCCATTCATCGAGGAAAATGTTGCAGAATCAAGCCTACCACGTTATGCTGTTATTTCGCCTCTTGCTTCTAAGAGTACAAGGTAA